The DNA sequence TATTTACGATTTCTACTGATAAACCATTTTTGTATGTGATCACATCGCCTAGTTTATACGCCGAGCCTGAAATCATGTTTTCAGCACAACAAAGGATTAAGCGAACGCGTTTATTCAAGCCACGCATAATCGCCAAACCTAGCGCACCAGTTACAGTCGCAGCACCACCCATGTCGCACTTCATTGTAAGCATGCCTTCAGACGGCTTAATTGAATAACCGCCGCTGTCAAACGTAATGCCTTTACCAACCAGTGCATATTCAATAGGTGCGTCTGCATCACCTGTAGGGTTGTAATCTAAGCTGAGTAGTACAGGTGGGTGAATACTTGCACGGCCCACAGAGTGAATGCCAATCCAGCCTTCGTCCAATAAATCATCACCCATCACGATATTATGAGTGATGTATTTGCCAGCAATCTCTTCTAAAAATGACACAGCATGTTTCGCTAGTGCTAATGGATATAAATCTGCAGGCGGAAGGTTTGTCATTGCGCGAGTCCAATCATTGGCTTTTTGGCGCGCATTCAACTCTTTAGAGTCACAATCTAACCACACAACAGACTGACCACCTTTGGCTGTCATCATCCCTAAGTAAAGTGCCCATTGCTGTTCGATATCCCACAGTCCACTAATTGCAATGTTATTAATGCCTAAGCTCTGTAACTTACGGCCACAAGCTTGGATGACAGGTAGTGAATTGCGCACATCACTGTCTTTCAAATGGATTAAAAAGCCCTGTGCTGTTGAGCTCAACTGGCTGTCTTCACTCCAACCAACTGGTGCTGGTTGTTGACTCAATTGAATCGTAAGAATGTCTGTCATATTGCCTGTCTCTTTATTTTTTGTTTTGTTTGCATTTTATAATAGAGAAAATATCTCTATTCGTCAGTTCATTCTGGCTAAAAACTAGGTTAGCATCAGTTAATTACGGTTTATTTGGACGATTTGGAGAAAGCCAATGCCTTCAGCGAGTTTTTTTGCAGTATTTGATGATATTGCCCTTTTATTGGACGACGTTGCAGCAATGTCGAAAGTCGCAGCAAAAAAAACCGCAGGGGTCTTAGGTGATGACCTAGCGGTAAATGCTGAACAAGTCAGTGGAGTCAAAGCTGATAGAGAGTTGCCCGTTGTGTGGGCGGTTGCTAAAGGCAGTTTCAAAAACAAATTCATCTTAGTGCCAGCCGCACTATTGATCAGCGCTTTCATTCCTTGGCTAATAGTACCACTACTTATTTTAGGTGGATTGTTTTTGTGCTTTGAAGGCGCCGAAAAAATCATCGAATCCTTTACTCAAGGAGATACAAAAAAAGAGCAGCACCACCAAGAATTACTAACAGCCGTTAACTCCTCTCCAGAAGCTTTAATGGAGTTCGAAAGTGAAAAAATCAAAGGCGCAATTAGAACTGACTTTGTTCTTTCAGCAGAAATCATCATCATTGCGCTGGGAACCTTTGGTACTGCTGCTCTCGTCAATCAAATAGTAGCTTTGAGTTTTATCGCCATCGCCATGACCGTTGGTGTATACGGCCTTGTTGCAGTCATAGTGAAGCTCGACGACGTTGGCTTGCACTGGAAAACTCAAAAGAAAGAAGGGCTTACCGGAAATATCCTGAGGACGTTGGGCTCGGGACTATTGGCTTTTGCCCCACGCCTAATGAATAGCTTGAGTGTCATTGGATTAGTTGCGATGTTTCTCGTAGGCGGTGGCATGCTCAGCCACAATATCGAATTCGTCCATCATTGGTCTGCAATAATTCAAAGTTTTGTGGAAACCCAATGGGCCTTCCCAAGTTGGCTGGTAACGCTTGTTAGCGTTTTATTAGACGGTTTGTACGGAGTTGTTGCAGGACTCATTGTCGCTGCCGTATTACACATGATTCTTCCGTTGTTCAAAGGTAAGGACAGTTCGGATCAAGAAAACGCATAACCACATGGAAACCAAAGATTTACAACAAGCAACATTACTCAAACGCTACAAGCGCTTTTTAGTGGACGTCGAGCAAGAAGGCAAAACGTTCACTATATATTGCAACAATACAGGTGCGATGACCGGGTGCGCAGAGCCTGGCTTTACCGCTTTGTATAGCACTAGTGGTAACCCAAAGCGAAAATATCAACACACCCTTGAAAAAACCATCACTGCCAACGGACACTTTGTAGGCGTAAACACCATAAAAGCCAATGACATAGTAAAGCAAGCGATAGAGCAGGATTTAGTACCAGAGCTAAAAGGTTATGAAACCTTGCGAACCGAAGTAAAATACGGAGAAGAAAACAGTCGCATAGACCTGCTTTTGTCTGATTCAAACAAAGTAGACTGTTACATCGAAATAAAATCAACGACCTTATTGTTAGACGATGACTCAGGGCTAGGTGCGTTTCCCGACGCCAAAAGCACTCGTGGACAAAAGCACCTGCGCGAGCTTATGACAATGAAACAGCAGGGAAACCGCTCGGTGTTAGTGTTTTTAGTGCAACACACAGGGATAAAGGCAGTGACCGCTGCACAGCATATAGATCCTAAATATACCGACCTAATCAAAGAAGTTTTAAACCAAGGGGTAGAAATCCTCGTACTCCATACCCATATTACGGCGGAGCAAACGACAGTGTCCCATTCTAGCTCGTTTGTCAGTCCAGAAAAGGTTGATTTTTCACAGTATTCGTAGTCCATTATACATAATGGAACCCAACCAAGGGTGACACACTCTTATATTGTGGTTTAATCAGAATAGAATTTGATAAAAACAATAAGTATCGCTTTTTGTTGCCACAAGACGATATTTTTGCTATATGTAGCCGCCCTTTTTTTTGCTTTAGGCACTGGTTGCTTATACAAATAAAGATAAATGTGCGCTAACCGGTTGAATTTTAGGAGAAAAGCAACGCATGGCAGATAAAAAATCATTGGGATTATTAGCCTTAGCGGGCGTTGAGCCATATCAAGAAAGCCCAAACGAAGAGTATATGAGTGATGAGCAACTGACTCATTTCCGTAAAATCCTTGAAGCTTGGCGTAACCAGTTAAGAGAAGA is a window from the Psychrosphaera ytuae genome containing:
- the pepB gene encoding aminopeptidase PepB, translating into MTDILTIQLSQQPAPVGWSEDSQLSSTAQGFLIHLKDSDVRNSLPVIQACGRKLQSLGINNIAISGLWDIEQQWALYLGMMTAKGGQSVVWLDCDSKELNARQKANDWTRAMTNLPPADLYPLALAKHAVSFLEEIAGKYITHNIVMGDDLLDEGWIGIHSVGRASIHPPVLLSLDYNPTGDADAPIEYALVGKGITFDSGGYSIKPSEGMLTMKCDMGGAATVTGALGLAIMRGLNKRVRLILCCAENMISGSAYKLGDVITYKNGLSVEIVNTDAEGRLVLADGLLHAEELGAKQIIDAATLTGAAMMAVGSDYNAMFGLDKNMVSRGLAAAESEFEGAWPLPLEKFHRNNCPSAYADTANSRPQKGGGMGGASNAAGFLSRFVNEDGNGWLHIDLAGAFNNTANAKYSAGATAMGIRTIAKLLAE
- a CDS encoding DUF808 domain-containing protein, which produces MPSASFFAVFDDIALLLDDVAAMSKVAAKKTAGVLGDDLAVNAEQVSGVKADRELPVVWAVAKGSFKNKFILVPAALLISAFIPWLIVPLLILGGLFLCFEGAEKIIESFTQGDTKKEQHHQELLTAVNSSPEALMEFESEKIKGAIRTDFVLSAEIIIIALGTFGTAALVNQIVALSFIAIAMTVGVYGLVAVIVKLDDVGLHWKTQKKEGLTGNILRTLGSGLLAFAPRLMNSLSVIGLVAMFLVGGGMLSHNIEFVHHWSAIIQSFVETQWAFPSWLVTLVSVLLDGLYGVVAGLIVAAVLHMILPLFKGKDSSDQENA
- the sfsA gene encoding DNA/RNA nuclease SfsA, which translates into the protein METKDLQQATLLKRYKRFLVDVEQEGKTFTIYCNNTGAMTGCAEPGFTALYSTSGNPKRKYQHTLEKTITANGHFVGVNTIKANDIVKQAIEQDLVPELKGYETLRTEVKYGEENSRIDLLLSDSNKVDCYIEIKSTTLLLDDDSGLGAFPDAKSTRGQKHLRELMTMKQQGNRSVLVFLVQHTGIKAVTAAQHIDPKYTDLIKEVLNQGVEILVLHTHITAEQTTVSHSSSFVSPEKVDFSQYS